The genome window CACAGATTGCTTTTTAATTAGCCAACACTCCCCTCTTTCCCCTGAGATAATAAGCAATAAGGAGACTCGTCCCAAACGCCAATTGGGAGGTTAGAGTTATTAATCACTACAGCAATAATGTTGTCACTGCCAATcggaaaaaaaccctaaatgttCCTATCATGCTAATCGACCTACATGACAAATAATATAACAGGATCAGTGGCTACAGAAGCTgccaataaaagagaaaaaattatgaaaagttAGTCATTATCTTAGGCTGTGAAATATATGAACGTCGTAGCATTGTTTATCTTCCAGTTTATCCAAAAAATAAGCAAAGTGGTGGAGTGTGGCGAGCTGAGGCTGCTAAATGAAACCTGAACGTGAAACatgcttttggagccagcctcaagtggccgtTTGAGGGACTGCagtttttggcttcatttttcagccctgGAGGATACTGCTTAgtcatgatgaaaaaaaaagttacaatttttattaagtcattattttattttctccattataattgtattttttgtcttaaaatttGGACTTTTTGTCTTACAATTTTTACATCTTATAGTAGAATTTTGACCCTTTATGTCATACTTTTGAACTTAAACCCTtgcctttttgtctttttataacacaacaaatcatttttgatattttgacttacaatttagacattttatgtcataatttttaaatgaatctcataattttgacattttatataatcgctgtgacattttatatcataattttgactttttatatcataattttgacttatttccataattttgaACTCATCCCCTTGACCCTTGATCTTTTTATAACAtctcaaattattatattttaactaAGAATTTACTCATACTCataattatgacattttatctcatcatttttACTTGCTCCCTCATAGTTTTGACTTTTTACGctgtcattttgagtttttatctcattattttatactatttcATACCTTTGACTCTTTATGTTTATATAAGATCCCAATTCATTTACTATTTAtctcacaaacaaacagttCTCTGTCCCGTTCACTCTCTTGTTTGCTGGTTATAattttttgaaatatttctcTCCGGTTCAGTTGTTTATTCAAAGGGTGAACAAGTCATACTAGGtcaaatgtgaattattcatcATGGCCATCAGGAGCAAAAACTCTTGTTCGTGATGGATGCTCGGACACTGTGGCCTCCTGCAGAGAGTGCCCTTTGCCTGAAAgaatcatttgttttagtctgAGGAGAAACCAACAGCATATATCCTACTGAGCAGGAGTGGGTGACAATAATTGAGAGCAGAGTGTCTTAACTTCATGAGGGAACGAGTCCTCTGACTGTTTATACAGATGATACCACGGAGTAAAATGATGAATATCCACTGTTGGCAGTTTGGAAACTGGAGTCCACACTATTAGGCTACCGAGAGTCAGTGGAGCCTGTAGAAAACAACTGACGCATTTAACAAGAAGAGCAACATGGATGATGCTAAGGAACTGACAGGCTGGAAGAAAGTCTCTCAATTTATTTACTGCGCCGGATTGCTCTTTTTACACTCTGAGCAAACGCTCAGCCTCTCCGTTTCACTCCATATGAGCCTGTGATTGGATGGGAGGGGGGGTAAAAAGAGAGCAGTGAAACGTTCTGCTGAAAacagcaaacaacaataaagcacATCTGTTCCGTGCCCACCCCAAAGGTGCACTTGTCTACATGCATTCTTAGTTTAGGACTACCTGCCCTAGGCCAGCCACTGTCCCACATTCAGAATCAGGTTACAGTATTAGTTCTGAAAGTGCGGGCCGCTGTGCTGCTGTGAAGCAAGGGCTCTCACGCATGTCTGCCTCTGATGTGTCTATCCATCATCCTGACTGGGCCTCTGTCTCCCAActatatgtgtgtatttccTTCCACCCTCACCTTGTCTTCTCTCTTTTAATGAAAACCCACTCGCTCCCTCTTCTTCCGTGTCTTGCCaccaaacactttttttctcctctccgcTCCCTCAGACCCGATGAACTTTCCTGTCTGATACTTACTTTAATCTATTTTTGCTCCtcgctccctccctctctctcccttctttcTGCCTCAGTTCTTTCTCCCCATGGCCAGGTCTCATGCAACTTTTACTCCCTCATCCCGCCTGCTCAACCGCTCTCCCCTCCATCTGCTcgcctctctctccttcacttattccctctcttcctgtctgtcccTTTTTTACTCTGCATCTTCTTTGCTTCCATGCAGTTTCTCCCCTTGTCTCCTTACCTCCTCTCACTGTCCCATGTCTTTGTCCTGGGGCAGTGTCTGTTAATGGGGATGGGGTGAACACCTACACCAGATGTTGCTGTGCTCCAGAAAGTTGAATGACTCAGGAAAATCCATATTGGCTTGCATGTTTGTGCGGGTCAAGGCAGACCCCTCTGTTATAATTAGCCTGTATTATCAACAATATTGGTGACTCATTAGCAAACCATatgtcttgtcttcctctgccCACCCTCCTGCACCTCCAACCTCGACCCACCAACTGGGTTTTCTTCAGCACTTCCAAAGGGAGCCATTCAGAATAATGAACAAAGTGCCTTTTAACTGGCCATATGGTCCAACCCCTCCCACTGCAGAGAGTGGAATGAACCATATTTGCAGCTAATTAAGGCATTTGCTGATGAACAAACTTTGTCTTCAAGTGAAAAGCAGAGCTGATTCAAGAAAAAGtgaatgtgaatttttttttgctgcccACTGGTGCTATATTATTCATAACCCATCTGAATCTGAGCCATAACTCGTGTTTACGCATGACGCATGTGTACTTGAAGTGTAGCAGCATTTGTGACTCAACTCCCCTGAGGCCTGTGGGCAAGTTTGCTTCATATCTCGGCCCCAAAACTCAAGTTAAGAGTCAGCCACTGCAAGGGATGCAAAGATTTAAGAAGGATGTGCTGTTACCCGACCATGCCTCCTGGTGGTGTGAGCTAACACACACCAGTTCCTGCAGCTCGCATCTAAATCTAGAACATTAGAGACACATTGCATGGAAACTTTTGACACAATTTAATGAGAAAACGCTCTTTCTATTAGACATCATGCAACATCATTTACCAACAGCATGGATGTGGTTATACAGGAGAGGGAGGGGTACTTTGGTGTTGTCTGTGCTTAACGTTGCTCTTGTTATTGATTTATGTGGAGGGCGAAGCCACcagtttatgtcacatcacctGTGAAGTACTGAGTAAGAATAAATCTTCACTCACGGTAGAAGATGTACTGTGCGTAATTGGACCAGACCCTGTCATCCGCGTAATGACCGACGGAGGACGCAGTCAGGGACGAATTGCAGGCCACAATGTGAAAGCCGCTCTCTGACAGCATGTCAAAAGCTCGCTCCAGGTGCCTGAACTTGAGGTAAAACCTGCAGGTGTAACGGTCCGGTGGTCTGTCCAAGTCCCTGTTCTCATTCAGGGCGTCTCCAAACACCTCTTTCGCCAAGCCGATCCTGCTGCTGATGAAGATCCTCGGTAACTTTTTGGCCTTGACATCGATTTGACTTTCCCTGCCTCCCCCAGCGCAAGCGCCTCTGAAAGCGACCGTGATGTAGCCGTACCTCCTGTCCAGAGAGTAAGAGGGGTAAAACCTCTGGTCGCTGCCCTGCGACGCGTCATCAAAATCACTGTAACACAAGTCGTCTGGAAAGAGTTTGGAATCCTCGGAAGACAAAAGTTTGGCTAAATCTGGCAGCTGGAAGTATTCCGCCTCTCTTTTCAACCTTCCTCTCTCCGGGAAGTGGTCAGGGAGGACAACTTGCTTGTCTCTAAGGTAATCCAACACATACCGGAACAGAAAGCCATCTCTGTCAATAAAATAACGTCCTCTGAGGTCCCGGGACAAGTCATTTGAGGACCCCTTCTTGTTAGAGAAAAGCTTCCCAAGTAAGGAATTTGGAAAGCTTGTCAAGGTGGCGTGGCGAGTGTAATACACCTGTCCACCCACGTTCAGCTCAATAACATCCGATGGAGGATTTTGCACCGAACCTTGCTCTTTTGCAGGTTGCGTTTTGCAGTTTTCGCTCAGTGCCATTGTTTTCAGAGCACGAAATGAGTCTCGATCACGGAGCGCAAACGTCCCAGAAGTTCAGGGTGTGGGGTGTAGCTGCATGGTGCTGATGCCCTCAGACCCAAAGCATAGTCTTGAATCAAGCTGCAGTCCTTGCATCCAGTGTCTCATGACAAACAATCCCAAGGTGTGCCTACAGTATATCCTTTAACCCCATGCGTAAATGTGCCTGCCACGGTGCATCCTTTTTCTGAATAGAATTGATTATTAACCAGTGAGGGCATCATGTTACACACATCCAGTGCGATGGCTCATCACTGTGACTTCAAAGAAATACAATCTTCACTCTAATATTTCCCACCatcaaaaattttaaaaagtaaaaccctttttctctcttgtatttaagttttctgtgataaaactGCTTCGTCTTGGCTTCTGGTTCAGTCAGTGCAATATCAAGTGAAGAATATGCGTGCGTCCCATCATCCTGCTCCTAAGCGTCGCTCCTGACAACTGGGATGCTGAAACGTGCTCCGAGGTTGCTCACTGAGAGGAGGATGGAAGTGGGACTCCAGTGCGCACCCATCTCTCCAAACTGCTGAGTGCGGAAACGTTTGGTCCGGCAGAAGCTTTCAGATAATGTTGCTCCAAGCagtgcaagagagagagagaaagagagagagagaatcgtCCCATGAAGTAATGTCTTACATCATCTTAAAGGAAAATGACATTTGCAGACGATCGACATAAAGCGGGCTGATGTGGGTGCATCTGTGCAGTTTTTCATGAAATTGTGATGTAGCCACGGGCGGCGTGCAGCTGGCGGAGAGGATTCAGGTCTAATGCAGTTTTAACATCCAGCGTTGCGGATTTTAATCCCTTCTTCTGAGTCTTCACAGAGGCTTTCGCATTTACATTTAACGCTTTTAGCTGACGCGCTTATCCCGAGAGAGACGGGTGAGGGGTTAGGTCCCATGCAGTGTCTTGCTCAGAGACTCATCGGCAGTGACAGCTGCGCGAGCTGCTGATCTACAGGACACTTCTTTAACTCCTCTttcatgaaatgaaataaacttAATGGCAGTTCTGCATCAGACTGAACCTTCAGTCAGTAGTATCACTTCTCACAGCCAGAACACTGTGGCTGAATATGAAAATTGATCTCTTCCTCATCGATTTGACCGAGTGAATTCCTATTTCAGGACCACGGACAGATCTCAGCCTGCTCCAAGTCTCAGCTGCTTCATGCTTCTCTCACATAAACTGATATTGCAGGAAAACTGTGCACTCATtaatatatcttatttttacaTAATCATGAGTGCTTAATGAGCTTAAATATGAGGCACATTTTACCCAACAAAGTGCATCTTCCATGCAGTTTTCCCAGCTATGCTTGTGGGGAAAAACTCACAACCCTCATTACtgagtcatatttttttttttttggattatagTAGCAGGAGGACAGGGGTCTGTGTATTATTGCTCAGGGCCTGTTCAGTGAATTTGTCATAGAGCCATCAGTATACTCAACAGTGACGCCAAGTACTGTAGGGCGGAAAATCCAGTTTGGAAGAAGTGAAATGCAAGGCTGAGTTTAAGGCTTGACAATGCATGTCATCATCTATATACGCAGTTATATGTAGGTCACAAGCTAGAGTGGCATGTGAGCTATGTAGCAAAGGATTTATGCGGATGTTTACCTGAAAATGTGCATTCAAAGGTGCATGATCACCTGGATCTGTGAGGCTTGGAGGcctgtttgttttatatatgaAGCATAAGGTTCCTTATGTCCTCCAGGGCATCACATGCAGCATGTTCACTGATCTGAGACTGTCTCATGTTTGCTTTTcagcttgtttatttttttctgttttgaagCCATGTTGTAATAAATCAGAGACTTTTTATTGCTGCAGTGCTGAGAGAAGGCGTTGATGATGGGAGCGCACCCTTGACTCGTGGTTTTGAGGAGGCAGCGGTCACGCTTTACCCTGTTAATTCAGAG of Centropristis striata isolate RG_2023a ecotype Rhode Island chromosome 12, C.striata_1.0, whole genome shotgun sequence contains these proteins:
- the LOC131981865 gene encoding BTB/POZ domain-containing protein KCTD16-like, producing MALSENCKTQPAKEQGSVQNPPSDVIELNVGGQVYYTRHATLTSFPNSLLGKLFSNKKGSSNDLSRDLRGRYFIDRDGFLFRYVLDYLRDKQVVLPDHFPERGRLKREAEYFQLPDLAKLLSSEDSKLFPDDLCYSDFDDASQGSDQRFYPSYSLDRRYGYITVAFRGACAGGGRESQIDVKAKKLPRIFISSRIGLAKEVFGDALNENRDLDRPPDRYTCRFYLKFRHLERAFDMLSESGFHIVACNSSLTASSVGHYADDRVWSNYAQYIFYRGPSRWMSSHCDCCCKSHKSEREGESGTSFNDLSTSCSETQSEANSPQETVIRGPVSRHPNIQTLDRPMPKGPVHMLQQAEMRRKTDMLRVRTFGVREREAAKRKANKEKMTPEQELEKCIQDFRRIRIPDHFPERKYMWQSELLRKYRL